A section of the Phycisphaerae bacterium genome encodes:
- a CDS encoding SLBB domain-containing protein, with protein sequence MAEITIDTIQSCGVVGAGGAGFPTHVKLRAAAEIIILNAAECEPLLHKDKEMLREFPDQVIAGLERARQLVGAKEAVIGIKYKYHDVIELLTPKLPTTVRIAELADSYPTGDEFVLVYDVTGRVIPPGRIPLAVGAVVTNVETACNIAQGVPVTHKFLTVAGAVRDPVTIGVPVGTSFREAIELAGGATVDRPAALVGGVMMGRLCTSLDEPITKTTGGLIVLPDDHMLIARYRKDWPTISRVGASACDQCSFCTELCPRYLLGHPIEPHKAMRSLVYSQTGEASTLGTLFCCECNLCTMISCPEDLDPKNVCGQNKRRLMSEGRKWEVDAVEARPKLHLDNRRVPLRRLLTKLGLTDFVNQGPMLKRAYQPRRVQLPLKQHVGAPALPVVRSGDRVKAGDVVARPSEGQLGAVIHASITGTVNLAKDAMTIEA encoded by the coding sequence ATGGCAGAGATAACCATTGACACCATTCAGTCGTGTGGGGTGGTCGGGGCCGGCGGGGCCGGATTCCCGACGCATGTGAAGCTCCGGGCGGCGGCGGAAATCATCATCCTGAATGCAGCCGAATGCGAACCGCTGCTGCACAAGGACAAGGAGATGCTCCGCGAGTTCCCCGACCAGGTCATCGCGGGACTGGAGCGGGCCCGGCAGCTGGTGGGGGCCAAAGAGGCCGTCATCGGCATCAAGTACAAGTACCACGACGTCATCGAGTTGCTCACCCCGAAGCTCCCGACGACGGTGCGGATCGCGGAGTTGGCCGACAGCTATCCCACCGGGGATGAGTTCGTCCTGGTTTACGACGTGACCGGCCGGGTCATTCCGCCGGGTAGGATTCCACTGGCCGTCGGGGCGGTCGTCACCAACGTCGAGACGGCCTGCAACATCGCCCAAGGCGTCCCGGTCACCCACAAGTTCCTGACCGTGGCCGGTGCGGTCAGGGATCCAGTCACGATCGGCGTCCCGGTCGGCACCAGCTTCCGCGAGGCGATCGAGCTTGCGGGCGGAGCCACGGTGGACAGGCCGGCGGCCCTCGTGGGCGGGGTGATGATGGGCCGGCTGTGCACCAGTCTCGACGAACCGATCACCAAGACGACCGGCGGCCTGATCGTGCTGCCCGACGATCACATGCTCATCGCCCGCTACCGCAAGGATTGGCCCACGATTTCGCGGGTTGGGGCCAGCGCTTGCGACCAGTGCTCTTTCTGCACCGAACTCTGCCCGCGTTACCTGCTGGGCCACCCAATCGAGCCACACAAGGCCATGCGGTCCCTGGTCTACAGCCAGACCGGTGAGGCCAGCACCCTGGGCACGCTGTTCTGCTGCGAGTGCAACCTGTGTACGATGATCTCCTGCCCGGAGGATCTCGATCCGAAGAATGTGTGCGGCCAGAACAAGCGTCGGCTGATGTCCGAAGGCCGCAAGTGGGAGGTCGACGCGGTCGAGGCCCGCCCGAAACTGCATCTCGACAACCGCCGTGTGCCCTTGCGGCGACTGCTCACCAAACTGGGGCTCACCGATTTTGTCAACCAGGGCCCGATGCTCAAGCGCGCGTACCAGCCGCGACGTGTCCAGCTGCCACTCAAGCAGCACGTGGGCGCCCCTGCCCTGCCGGTGGTCCGAAGCGGTGACCGGGTCAAGGCCGGAGACGTCGTAGCCCGCCCGTCCGAGGGGCAGCTGGGTGCGGTGATCCACGCCAGCATCACCGGAACCGTCAACCTGGCCAAGGATGCCATGACGATCGAAGCATGA
- a CDS encoding BMC domain-containing protein: MREAIGMIELSSVAIGLAVQDAMLKAADVELVLGRTICSGKFINVVTGNIAAVRASMAAGLAAAPDGVIDHITIPNIHESVFRALGQSVQLDDDRPGAVGIIESFSAASILEAADAAAKAAAITLYRIHLAMALGGKGFALMAGTVADCRAGVDAGAQLVREKGLLVASVVIPGPSKELFREYI, from the coding sequence ATGCGCGAAGCTATTGGCATGATCGAACTGAGCAGCGTCGCCATTGGGCTGGCCGTCCAGGATGCGATGCTCAAGGCGGCGGATGTCGAGCTCGTTCTCGGCCGAACGATCTGCTCGGGCAAGTTCATCAACGTGGTCACCGGCAACATCGCGGCGGTCCGAGCCAGCATGGCCGCCGGTCTGGCCGCCGCGCCAGACGGGGTCATTGACCACATCACTATCCCCAACATCCACGAGTCAGTGTTCCGTGCCCTCGGGCAATCGGTGCAACTCGATGACGATCGACCCGGCGCCGTCGGCATCATCGAGTCCTTCTCGGCGGCCAGCATTCTCGAAGCGGCCGACGCCGCCGCCAAAGCCGCGGCCATCACGCTCTACCGCATCCATCTGGCCATGGCCTTGGGCGGCAAGGGTTTTGCCCTCATGGCGGGAACGGTGGCCGATTGTCGCGCCGGCGTCGATGCCGGGGCTCAGCTGGTCCGCGAAAAGGGCCTGCTCGTGGCCTCGGTGGTCATCCCCGGCCCCAGCAAGGAGTTGTTCCGCGAGTACATCTGA
- a CDS encoding sulfatase-like hydrolase/transferase, which translates to MNCPVEFLVSRRPAPYGLSRRAAFAFAMALFAAGPADGANRPNIVLLTTNHQTPGLTGFEGHRQIKTPNLDELAKESTFFPRCYTPTLQSTPGRASILTGQYPHALKTAAHEPGLPARAETLSGALHSAGYVCAIVGQWEPLGEKAFTPDHGFTDYTAICAPSSWLDRQVWFQGKEAKADQHLTEWIADRAIEYLARTHEKPFFLWVNFVELPELPTLPPGVENAYPPDTIELPKSVKTIPDRRPPVLLNTNLVRKGQHMDETQVRNARSKYYTMMTYTDTQIGRVLKRMNDLNLRENTAVVYASNSGWALGDHQLFSTGPAFYEELIRGPLLVRYPSLTKPGTKIERIVSLVDLAPTFLELAGVTIPPIVHGQSLLPVLRNPGAASHRDEAFVSYSSSPGEPSCIARAIVTDLFKYVEYMQSESQLYDLKRDGDELHNAVGDMEYASVVKVLSTRLRKWQEATKDSEFRK; encoded by the coding sequence ATGAATTGCCCGGTTGAGTTCCTGGTGTCCCGGCGGCCGGCGCCCTATGGCCTGTCGCGGCGGGCGGCATTCGCGTTTGCCATGGCCCTGTTCGCGGCGGGGCCGGCTGATGGGGCGAATCGACCGAACATCGTTCTTCTCACCACCAATCACCAGACACCGGGGCTGACCGGTTTCGAAGGTCACCGGCAGATCAAGACGCCCAACCTGGACGAGTTGGCCAAGGAGAGCACGTTCTTCCCGCGATGTTACACGCCGACGCTGCAGAGCACTCCTGGCCGGGCCTCAATCCTGACCGGCCAGTATCCGCATGCCCTCAAGACCGCAGCTCATGAACCCGGCCTGCCAGCGCGGGCGGAGACTCTCAGCGGGGCCCTACACAGTGCCGGCTACGTCTGCGCGATCGTGGGCCAATGGGAGCCGCTCGGGGAGAAGGCGTTCACGCCGGATCACGGGTTCACCGACTACACGGCGATCTGTGCCCCCTCGTCGTGGCTCGACCGCCAGGTGTGGTTCCAAGGCAAGGAGGCCAAAGCCGACCAGCATCTCACCGAGTGGATCGCCGACCGGGCGATCGAGTACCTGGCAAGAACGCACGAGAAGCCCTTCTTTCTCTGGGTGAACTTCGTCGAGCTACCCGAGTTGCCGACCCTTCCGCCCGGAGTGGAAAATGCCTACCCCCCGGACACCATCGAGCTGCCCAAGTCTGTCAAGACCATCCCCGATCGTCGCCCCCCTGTACTGCTCAACACGAACCTGGTCAGAAAAGGCCAGCACATGGATGAAACCCAGGTTCGCAACGCCCGATCGAAGTACTACACGATGATGACGTACACCGACACCCAGATCGGCCGCGTGCTTAAACGGATGAATGACCTGAATCTCCGCGAGAACACCGCCGTCGTGTATGCATCAAACAGTGGATGGGCCTTGGGCGACCATCAGCTGTTCTCGACGGGCCCGGCGTTCTATGAGGAGCTCATCCGCGGGCCACTGCTGGTGCGATATCCGAGCCTGACGAAGCCCGGGACGAAGATCGAGCGGATCGTCAGCCTCGTCGATCTCGCTCCGACCTTTCTGGAGCTGGCGGGTGTGACAATCCCGCCAATCGTGCACGGTCAATCGCTGCTGCCGGTCCTGCGCAATCCGGGGGCAGCTAGTCATCGTGACGAAGCCTTCGTGAGTTACTCCTCGTCACCCGGCGAGCCTTCCTGTATTGCCCGGGCCATCGTCACCGACCTGTTCAAATACGTCGAGTACATGCAGAGCGAGAGCCAGCTCTACGATCTCAAGCGGGACGGGGACGAACTGCACAACGCCGTGGGCGACATGGAGTACGCCTCGGTTGTGAAGGTGCTCTCGACCCGCCTCAGGAAATGGCAGGAAGCCACCAAGGACTCCGAGTTCAGGAAATGA
- a CDS encoding DUF4097 family beta strand repeat protein has translation MIAKRRMWIVSLAAAGLCGCTYNGHFYVTQRAEFRQTADIQGVSSLVVETRNGGVEVRCDPAVREASVSGTKTASATTVEAALDALERIKIRAEREAGRPDTLHIVAEFPVEPNLNAGASFEIVVPPAMAMDIRTSNGRIQVTDTARDLKLHTSNGPIRTARIDGRVKATTSNGAVSLEDVTGDVEAISSNGPVELRRVGSKQVQARTSNGRIRAMSTRGNIRLETTNSPVELETGWLPTTPEVRVSSANGGIKVHLPSTVAAQLRLDTSNGRVSTDFGTTQVGALRTSSAHVEAELNGGGGQIEVRTSNGPISFKLVPVLAESQP, from the coding sequence ATGATCGCGAAACGACGCATGTGGATCGTCAGCCTGGCTGCAGCCGGCCTCTGTGGATGCACCTACAATGGCCACTTCTATGTGACCCAACGAGCGGAGTTCCGCCAGACGGCGGACATCCAGGGCGTGTCCTCGCTCGTGGTCGAGACGCGGAACGGCGGCGTGGAGGTCCGCTGCGATCCCGCGGTCCGCGAAGCGAGCGTCTCGGGCACCAAGACCGCCTCGGCCACAACCGTCGAAGCCGCCCTGGACGCTCTCGAACGCATCAAGATCCGGGCTGAACGTGAAGCCGGCCGGCCGGACACGCTGCACATCGTGGCCGAGTTTCCGGTCGAGCCGAACCTCAACGCCGGTGCGAGTTTCGAGATCGTCGTTCCGCCCGCCATGGCGATGGATATCCGAACCAGCAACGGCCGCATCCAAGTGACCGATACCGCTCGAGACCTGAAGCTGCACACCTCGAACGGCCCGATTCGCACCGCCCGGATCGATGGCCGGGTGAAGGCCACAACCAGCAACGGCGCCGTCTCGCTCGAGGATGTGACCGGAGATGTCGAAGCGATTTCCTCGAACGGTCCCGTGGAGCTCCGGCGGGTCGGCAGCAAACAAGTCCAGGCAAGAACCAGCAACGGCCGGATTCGGGCCATGAGCACCCGGGGGAACATCCGCCTGGAAACCACCAACAGCCCGGTTGAGCTGGAGACGGGATGGCTGCCTACCACGCCGGAGGTCCGCGTGTCATCCGCCAATGGAGGTATCAAGGTACATTTGCCTTCCACCGTCGCGGCCCAGTTGCGGCTGGATACGAGCAACGGCCGGGTCTCCACGGATTTCGGAACGACCCAGGTCGGCGCTCTGCGGACCAGCAGCGCCCACGTCGAGGCGGAGCTCAACGGCGGCGGAGGCCAGATCGAGGTTCGTACCTCTAACGGCCCAATCTCCTTCAAGCTGGTGCCCGTCCTGGCCGAAAGCCAGCCCTAG